From the Sphingobium yanoikuyae genome, the window GCCAGATCACGCCGGTCCATGTCTTCTCCTCGGCCGACGAGGCGGAACTGTTCGTCAACGGCAAGTCGCAGGGCAAGGTCAAGAAGCGCGATTATGAATATCGCTTCCGTTGGGACTATGTCGTCTATGAACCGGGCGAGGTGAAGGTCGTCACCTGGAAGAAGGGCCAGCCCTGGGCGACCGAGACGATCCGCACCGTGGGCGAGGCGGCGAAACTGTCGCTGACCGCCGATCGCTCCGCCATCGCCGATGATGGTCGTGACCTCAGTTTCGTGACGCTCAAGGTCCTCGACAAGGACGGCAATGTCGTCCCCGCCGCCAAGCAGGACATCCGCTTCTCCATCGAGGGACCGGGCGAGATCATTGCCACCGATAATGGCGACCCGACCGATCTGACCGCCTTTCCCTCGCATGATCGCAAGGCATTCAACGGCTTGGCGCTGGTCATCGTGAAGGCAAAGCCAGGCGAAAAGGGCCGGGTGACCGTTCGCGCCAGCGCGCCGGGCCTGACCGCGGCGCAGGCCATCATCAGCACAAATGCCACAGTCCGCTGAAAATTAATAACGTTACCATTTTCGCCCGTCCCATATCTTGACAATTGGGACGGGCGCTTTAATGGTCTGCATCTGATAGCGCTACCAGATACGCCCACCGGATAGTCGGGGGCAGCGCTCGGGGAGAGGTTGTATGAACATTTCACGCCACAATAATATCCGTGCGGCCCTGTTCGCCGCATCCGCCTTCGGCGCGCTGGGCCTGGCCCAGGCCGCCGCCGCGCAGGATGCCGCTGCACCGGCCGAAGCCGCCGCCGCGCCGCAGGACAGCGAAACCGCCGACATCGTCGTCACCGGCATCCGCGCCTCGCTGGAAAGCGCCACCAACGCCAAGAAAAATGCGGTTGCGTTTGGCGACTCGATCTTCGCGGAAGATATCGGCAAGCTGCCCGCCACCAACCTCGCCGAAACGCTGAACCGCATGCCCGGCGTGCGCCTGACCCGCGACATTAGCGGTGAAGGTACGCAGGTATCGATCCGCGGCCTTGGTCCCAGCTTCTCGAAGGTGCTGCTGAATGGATCGCAGTTCCAGGTCGCGTCGGATGGCGGCACCAATGGCGGTCAGGGCAGCAATCGCCAGGTCGACCTCGACTTCTTCCCGTCCGAACTCTTTACCCGCCTCGACCTTGCCAAGAGCCCGTCTCCCTCGACGCTGGAAGGCGGCATTGCCGGTACGGTCAATCTGCGCAATGCGCGTCCCTTCGATAAGCCGGGCACGCATCTGACCGTCGTTGCACAGGGCCAGTATACCGACGCTAACGACAAGATCGGTCCGCGCGGCGCGATCGTCGCCAGCCACACCACCGATACTTTCGGCATCCTCGTCGGCGTCGCTGGCGTCAAGGCCAAGACCCGCGTCAAGGGGTTCGAGACGGTCGGCTGGACCGACGGCAATCTGGGTGCTGGCGATCCGGGCGGCAATAATTTCTCCTGGGCCTCGGTCGTCCCCAACAATACCGGCCATGGCCTGGTCGCCGGCCAGCCGGTCAATGTCGTGGCCACCTCTGGCCTGACCCGCTCGCAACTCAGCACCGCACTCCTTCCGCGCCTTGGCCGTGAAAGCCTGACGGATGGCACCCGTTCGCGTATCTCGGCACTCGCGTCACTTGAATGGCGGCCCAGCGACGAACTGCATTTTGCCCTCGATGGCATGTGGGCAAAGTCGAAGCGCGATTACAGCAAGGTCAACATGAACTGGCAGGTCCGCAATTCGGGGCCGGGCACGGGCGCGCAGGCTACCGGCGGCATGATCCCGATCGATTTGACCGTCGATGACAATAATGTCGTGACCAGCGGCACTTTTGCCAACTCGTCCTTCTTCCTCGAAGCCAGCCTGTTCGACCAGTCCACGACCTTCTGGAACGTCAATCCCAGCCTGACCTGGCAACCGTCGGATACCGTCAAGATCGACGCCAGCGTAAACTATTCGAAGAGCCACTTCAGCCGCGAACAGCCGACCTTCGCCTTCCAGACGACCCCGCAATCGGGTGTCGACGTCTATTATGACAATAGCGGCTCGGGCGACTATCCGTCGATCACCACGAATATCGACCTCAACGATCCCAATAACGGCACCTGGCAATGGTATCGCCAGAATATCACGATGCTCAAGCGCAAGACCGAAACCAAGGGTGCGCATATCGATGGCACCTTCGGCGACGATTTGTTCAACGTGAAGATCGGTGGCGCCTATGATCAGGCGACGCGCTCGATACGTGCCTATGATAATAGTCCTGCCTATCAGTTGTCAGTTTGCGGTGCGGGATGCACGGGCGCAACCGGCACGGTTCCGACCAGCGCCATCGCGCAATATCTGAACAGTTCGTCTGCTGCCGGTTTCATCGTGCCGGACTTCGACGCGCTCAAGAATGTCACCAACTATGCCTCCTTCCTCGCCAGCGCACCGGAAACGCGCGGCGCCGTGACGGGCGGCGCGACCGGAGATATTGATGAAAAGGTATGGGGTGCCTATTTCGAACTGAACGGCGTCACCACGATTGCGGGCCGGGATCTGCATATCAATGCAGGCATGCGCTACGCCCATACCGATCAGAAAGTCACCGGCCCGAGCCAGGTTGGCACGGCGATCATCGACATCACCGCGAACAAGAAATATGAAAATTTCCTGCCTGCGATCAACCTGACCTATGATGTCACCGACAATCTCAAGCTGCGTGCGTCTGCTTCGCGCACGATGACCCGGCCGGACGCGGGGCTCATCCTGCCCGGCATCACCTTCTCCGATCCGTCGGCGCTGGTGGCGAATGCAGGCAATCCCGATCTTAAGCCCTATACGTCGGACAATTATGATCTGGGTGGTGAATTCTACACCGGCGGAATCGGTTATGTCGGCCTGTCGTTCTTCATGAAGAATGTTCAGGGCTTCACCGTTACGCGACAGGAACAGGTGGCGTTCGGATCGCTCAACATTCCGTTCGACAGCCTGATCTCGACGCAGCAGGATGCGTTGCGCAACCGTGCGGCGCTTACCGGCACGGCGATCGACGCACTGCCGATCACCGTCAGCCGTCCTGTCAATCTGAGCGATCTCAAGATCAAGGGTATCGAAGCGACCTGGGTGCAGCCGCTCGACTTCCTGGTGAAGGGGCTTGGTTTCTCGGCCAATGGTACGCGCCTCAAGCAATCCTCGTCGTCTGGCCTGTTCGCCGAAGGCATCCCGAAATATGGCTATAACCTTCAGGGCTTCTACGAAGATCATGGCTTGTCGGTCAGCGTCAACTATGTCTGGACCGGTAAGTCGGTGGCGGGCAATGGCCCGCAGAACGGCATCACCGGTGCAGACCTGATCGCCGAAGCCCGTGGTCAACTCGACACATCGATTGGATATCAGTTGCCCTTCTTCAACAAGGCGCTGCGCCTGACGGTCGACGTGCTGAACATCACGGACGAGCCTCTGGTTACGAACTTCGAATATAAGAATGCGCCATATTCGGTCTATTATCCCGGCCGCACCGTGCTGGCCGGTATCCGGGCCAGCTTCTGATCCTATCCCAGGGATGCACTGACAGGGCCGGCGGCAACGCCGGCCCTTTTTCTTGGGGGCATGCGGGGGGCGTCGGCCTGTGGACCGGAGCGCTTTCCAAATTGGATTTTCTTTGATCTACCCTGTGGGATGAAACCGTCCGTCTCCGCCTTCATCGATCGCATCCGCTGTCGCTTGGGTGTCGTCTCGCTGTCGCTTCGGTGTCGCTTCATC encodes:
- a CDS encoding TonB-dependent receptor — its product is MNISRHNNIRAALFAASAFGALGLAQAAAAQDAAAPAEAAAAPQDSETADIVVTGIRASLESATNAKKNAVAFGDSIFAEDIGKLPATNLAETLNRMPGVRLTRDISGEGTQVSIRGLGPSFSKVLLNGSQFQVASDGGTNGGQGSNRQVDLDFFPSELFTRLDLAKSPSPSTLEGGIAGTVNLRNARPFDKPGTHLTVVAQGQYTDANDKIGPRGAIVASHTTDTFGILVGVAGVKAKTRVKGFETVGWTDGNLGAGDPGGNNFSWASVVPNNTGHGLVAGQPVNVVATSGLTRSQLSTALLPRLGRESLTDGTRSRISALASLEWRPSDELHFALDGMWAKSKRDYSKVNMNWQVRNSGPGTGAQATGGMIPIDLTVDDNNVVTSGTFANSSFFLEASLFDQSTTFWNVNPSLTWQPSDTVKIDASVNYSKSHFSREQPTFAFQTTPQSGVDVYYDNSGSGDYPSITTNIDLNDPNNGTWQWYRQNITMLKRKTETKGAHIDGTFGDDLFNVKIGGAYDQATRSIRAYDNSPAYQLSVCGAGCTGATGTVPTSAIAQYLNSSSAAGFIVPDFDALKNVTNYASFLASAPETRGAVTGGATGDIDEKVWGAYFELNGVTTIAGRDLHINAGMRYAHTDQKVTGPSQVGTAIIDITANKKYENFLPAINLTYDVTDNLKLRASASRTMTRPDAGLILPGITFSDPSALVANAGNPDLKPYTSDNYDLGGEFYTGGIGYVGLSFFMKNVQGFTVTRQEQVAFGSLNIPFDSLISTQQDALRNRAALTGTAIDALPITVSRPVNLSDLKIKGIEATWVQPLDFLVKGLGFSANGTRLKQSSSSGLFAEGIPKYGYNLQGFYEDHGLSVSVNYVWTGKSVAGNGPQNGITGADLIAEARGQLDTSIGYQLPFFNKALRLTVDVLNITDEPLVTNFEYKNAPYSVYYPGRTVLAGIRASF